GTGCCAGCATCGGCAACAAGCCGATGGATGTGGTGCAGACACCCCCGGCTGTTGCAGGCTATTATGCTGCCAGAGTTGCAGTGATGGAGGTCCTGTCTGTGGGAGCGGAGATTTTAACAGTCATCGATACCCTGGCGGTAGAGAAGGAGCCTACAGGGAATGAGATTATCCGGGGCATCCACAAGCTGCTTCAGGAAGCCGGACTGACTACCGCCCATGTGAACGGCAGCACCGAGGATAATTTCGTGACCTGCCAGACCGGTATCGGAATCACTGTGATCGGTGAGGCTGAGGAGGAGCAGCTGAAGCTGGGGTGTTCACAGGGCGGAGACTGTATCGTGATGCTGGGCGAACCGCTGGTCGGAAGTGCAGTGCTGGTGCAGGAAGCAAGCCAGTGTACCCTCGGGCAGCTTCAGCTTTTGGCAGCTGCGCCGGAGGTCCATGATATTCACCCGGTTGGCTCTAAGGGAGCCGGGTATGAAGCGGAGCTTCTCGCAGAGTTGAACGGCTGTGGCTTCCAGCCGGTGCCTGGAATAGCGGATAAGCTACAGGCATCCGGGGGGCCGGCGACAGCGGTGATTTTTGCGGCAAAGGAATGTAGGATTAGTGAGCTTCAGTCTAGAATCGGCGGCAAGATGGAGATTATCGGTTATTTACAGCCTTGTACGGCTTACGGAAGGTGAATACCAGCGCGAACAAGGCGGATTTGATTAAACCAAATCTGGCCTGCCGCCAACAAATGGATAAACCGGTTCGGCCCCCTAATTGTGGAGACATTCTGCTAAAAACTCGTGTTTTCGCAGTTTCTCGTTTACAGCGTTATTTCTATCGGTTTTAGCTTGCCCGCTTTCCATGCGGCTTGGTATTGCTTGGGGCTCAAACGCTGCAAACTGCCATGAAAACGGCGCTCGTTGTAAAATTCAATATAGGCTGCGACTGCTTCATAGGCTTCTTCAAACGTTTCAAAGTACCTTTTTGCATACAAATCTCTCTCCAAAATGCTATGAAATGACTCAATGTAGGCGTTCATATTCGGCGTTTTTGGAGGAATTCGTTCATGCTCCAGCGGACGCTGTGTTTCCGCACACAACTCGCCAAAGACGTCACTTAAGAATTGCGGGCCGTTATCCGAACGGATGACCGGAGAGGGGTCTCCAGGCTGCAAACGCCTGTCTAGAGCCTCTCTTAACGTGGCACAGACTTGCTTGGCTGTACAACTCGCTCCCACGTGGTAGCCAACAATGCAGCGGTCAAACACATCAATCATATCAAAGATAAAAAAGAAGCGGTCGTAGCCATGAACATATCCATATTTAATGTCAATCTGCCAGAGTTGGTTGGGGCCGGTGACCACTCGATTTCGTGCCAGGTGCCGAGGGTATTTTACGTTCTTTACCGGCTTTTTCTGAAGCAGCCCGAGTTTCTTGCACAGCCGATATGCCTTCTTGTGGTTGAGAATTAAGCCCTGCTGGACCCACAGGGCGTAGGCGAGGTTCCGGTAGCCATAGCCGTTCTCCTCTCCCTCCACCAGCTCACTCAGCCATTCCTCGATCTGTAGGTCACTCACCCGCAGACCACCAGTGGTGAGGGAATAGGAGGGGATCGGACGGCCCGACGTCGTTATTGCAGCAGGGCCGCCTAGAAGCCCCGAGAGACGTTTTTTATGGGCATAGTAGGTGGAGGGTTGAACCTCTATAATCCGTAGCACCAATGTCACCGTATACCCCCGCTTTATCGTTTCGTTGGCCAGTTCGAGTCTGTCTTGTAAGCGGGGTTGGCTTTTTTTAGGAGTTCACGCAGCAGTTCGATCTCCAAATCCTTTTCGCCCAGTAGCTTAATGGCCGTCTCCATCTTCGTCTCCAGGTCTTGGACACGCTCCGCATCTTCAATCCGTTCCTGAACGGACGGGGTAGCCTCTTCTCCAAACCGTTCCTTGTAGAACTTCACCCAATTGGAAATCGTGCTGGGTGAGACGGAGTACTTTCGGGCGAGGAAGGAAATCTTGGTTCCATGGATCGCTTCTTGGGCTACTTTGATCCGCTGTTCGTCGTACAACTTGTTGCTTCTCATCGGCTCCACTCCCTCTTCTTAGTGTACCTCTTACATGTCAAGGTCTCCACTTTGATTAGGGGGCTTAAGAGAAACGTATCTTAATTTCCCTCTTTCTGCGAAATGTCCTGAAACAAGTGGAAAAATAGCAACTGCTGCTTACGGATTGGGCCGTTTAAGGTAACGAGTGATTATTTAAGTGCCATTTTTCCAATTGTTTCCCCAGCATGGCCCATACGTTCCTCAGGAAGTGGAGAAAATCCAACTAAGTGCTCTCCCGCAAGCATACACATCCCAGTCTAATACGCTATCCAAGCGCAATGGGCACTGCCAGTCCCTTGCAGACAGGGAGTGGTATGAGCTGGAGAATGTACAATCTTTCTATCAATTTTTCAATCAGCATAAGCATCTGTTTGAATAAGGCTTAATAAGCGCCAGGAAGCGCCACAATTGACATCATTCAAATTCAAAGTTATTATAGACACGCATAGTCCTTAATAAGGGCGATGCTGATGTACATTGCAGATTGGCGATGTAGATTGGACGATGCAGATTGGTCGATGCAGTTGTGCAATACAGATTGGCGACGCAGGTGAGCGATGCAGATGCGGTGTCTATTTTTTTGTGATATTCACGGACTACAGAAATCTCTAATGTCCGCAAATCGACCTGCCGTCACCGCCACACCAGACACCAACCACTCAAACCAACCACAGGGAGGAATTACAAATGAAGAATCTGAAAAATAATGATGCCGCAAATGTAGTTAATACAGATGCAGCAAATGCAGACGCAGTAATTATCGGAGGAGGCCCCGCCGGGCTTAATGCTGCGCTGATGCTGGGCCGGGCACGCAAACGGACGATTGTTATAGATGCCGGGCGTCCGCGTAATGCGGTCACCCGGGAAGCGCATGGCTTCCTGACCCGGGACGGGATTGCTCCGTTTGAACTCCGGCGGATTGCCATAGAACAGCTTGGCGCTTATCCGTCGGTCTCACACCTTGAAGATACAGTTGTGTCCGTTACCGGAGAGGACGGGGCCTTCCTGCTGGAGACCGCTTCAGGGCTTAAGATCTCCAGCAGGAAGCTGCTATTCGCCGCAGGCATGAAGGACCGCAGGCTGGATATTCCGGGACTAAGTGAGGTCTACGGGAAGAGCGCTTTTGTCTGCCCGTATTGCGATGGCTGGGAATTAAGGGATCAGCCGCTGGCGGTCATTAGCAGAGGGGCTGCGCTCATGCATCTTGCGCCATTGTTATATGGGTGGACAAAGCAATTCGCGGTCTGCACGAATGGACCCGATGAGCTCACAGAAGCGGAACGTGAGGAATTACGTGCTCATGATATCCCGTTATTCGATACTCCGATCCGCGAGATTTCATCCAGTGAGGGTATGGTTAACCATGTGAAGCTGATGGATGGAACAGAAATTCCGTGTACCGGCATCTTCTTTAGGCCCGAGCTGGCTCCGGGAACGGATCTGCCGCATTCCCTGGGCTGCCGGATATCCGAGCAGGGAATCGTTGAAGTCGGCGAGTCCGGCCAGACCAGCGTGCCCGGGATATATGCCGCCGGGGATGCCGCCACCATGATGCATCAATCCATAGCTGCCGCCGCATCGGGCGCGCTGGCTGCTGCTGCGGTGAATGGTGAATTGAACAGGGAAGCCTGGAAGGCGGGGCTTGCATAATTATTCCCTCAATAGCAAAGGATAACATGACTATGAATATGATATTCAAAGGGTAGAGCAGGGAGGGAGTACAGATGAATACTGCAACGGAAGCAGCACCGGAGATCAATCTCACCCGTCTGCTGGCAGAGAACGAACAGGTATTGCACGGGATTTTTGCAGGCTGTGAGGATATTGTGTTCCATTCGTTCCAGACTGTTCATCGTACTTCTGCGCTCTGTGTGTACTGTACAGGATTATGTGATACGGAACGGCTGGAGCAGCAATTGCTGGCCCCGCTGGAGCAGACCGGCCTTGCAGTTGAACCGGCAGTGGAGTGGTCTGCTGAGGTTCCGGTCGCCTCGATTCACCAGATTAACACCGCCAAACAAGCCGTTACAGCGATTCTGGACGGCGAAGCTGTTCTTTTGCTGGACGGCCAGGCTTCGGGTAAAGGTTATCCGCTATACAAGGTGCCCACCCGGACCCCCGAAGAACCGGCGGCTGAATCCACTGTGCGCGGTGCCCGTGACGGGTTCACGGAAGCTCTGGCTATGAATCAGTCTCTATTGCGTATGCGGCTTAAGACGCCTGCATTGAAGCTGCACACTAAGACTATTGGAGAATACAGCCATACGAAGGTCACCCTCGCTTATGTGGAAGGGATGATTCAGCCGGGACTGGTCACTGAAGTCAACAAACGGCTAAGCCGCCTGAATATCAAAGATGTGCTGGAGAGCCAGTATATTGAGCAGGGCATCATTGACCAGCCCTTTTCGCCGTTTCCGCAGATGATTGCCACGGAGCGCCCGGATGTGGTGGTCTCCAATCTGCTGGAGGGCCGGTTTGCGCTACTGATTGACGGGACTCCCTTCAGTCTTATTGCCCCGGTCAATATGTTCTCCATGCTGCAATCCCCGGAGGACTACTACGAGAACATTTACATGAGTATTTTTGTCCGCTGGCTCAGGTATATCTTCTATGCTCTGTCACTCCTGCTCCCCTCCGCTTACGTAGCCATCACCACCTTCCATCAGGAGATGATCCCCACAGTGCTGCTGTTGAGTATCGCGCGGGCGAGAGAGGAGATTCCTTTTCCGGCCCTGGTGGAAGCCTTCATTATGGAGATTGCCTTCGAGGCGTTGCGGGAGGCCGGAGTCCGGCTGCCGAAGCAGATAGGTTCCGCCGTCAGTATCGTGGGCGCGCTAATCATAGGCCAAGCTGCTACCACTGCGGGAATTGTCTCTGCGCCAATGATTATTATCGTGGCGATTACGGGCATTGCTTCCTTCATGGTTCCGCGTTATTCAGCCAGTATCGCGACCCGTCTGCTGCGCTTCCCCATGATGATTCTGGCAGGCACGCTGGGCCTGATCGGCGTTATGCTCGGCATCATCCTGGTGGTCATTCATCTTAGCAGTCTACGTTCGTTCGGCAGGCCCTATCTGTCACCGGCAGCTCCAACGTTCAGCAAGGGCTTGAAGGATGTATTGTGGATCTCCCAGCCGCGGAGCAAATGACGGCAGCCGGACTTCACCAGAGAAGGGGATACTTATGTTGACTGACAAAGGGAAAATATCGGTTACCCAGCTGGCCTATCTGGTGTTTCCCTCCATTCTTGCGACGGCTATCCTGTCTGTCCCCGGGATCACCATGCATTATGCAGGGCATGATATGTGGTTATCGCCCATCCTGGGCTCGCTGATTGGAGTAACGGTCATGGGGATCTCACTTGGACTGAACCGCCTCTATCCCGGCAAGACCCTTATGCAGTCCAGTCTGCTGATCGCCGGATGGCTGCCGGGCAAGGTGATTGGACTGGGTTTTCTGCTCTTTTTGCCCCATTTGAACGGCCTGATTATTCTGGAATACGGTGAGTTCATTGTGAATAATGCGCTTCCCAAGACGCCGCTGCTTGTCATAATGGGGACGATGGTCGCAGTCTGCGCGATTAATGTGAGGCTGGGCATTGAGGTGGTCAGCCGGACTGCGCAGGTGTTCGTTACGCTGCTGGTGGTGATGCTCTGCCTGATCTTTGTGCTCCTGATCCGGGAGCTCCAACCCGCCCAGGTGCTTCCGTTCATGGAGAACGGGTTCGTTCCCATCGTCAAAGGCGCGGTGGCTCCGGCGGCATGGTTCAGTGAATATACTGTGCTGGCCTTCCTGCTGCCCTACGTTAACAGCAAGAAACATCTGGGCCGGACGATGCTCGCCTCGCTGGTCGCAACAACCCTGGCCATGACCGCGACCAATCTGTTCTGCCTGCTGCTGATGGGTGATTTGACGGACAGCTTTGCTTTTCCGGTGATGATTGCTGCACGTTACATTACGATTGCCGATTTCCTGCAGCATATTGAGGCGCTCATTATTGCGATCTGGATCTTCGGGATCTTTGTCAAAATCTCTGTCTTTCTCTACATCTTCGCCACCTCGGCCGCTGAATGGTTCGGGCTGGACGATTATAGACCGCTGGTGGTTCCGCTCGCCTTCGTAAGCATGGTGTTCTCTTACTGGGTAGTAACCGGCGCTGCGGGAGTGTCTGCGCTTATCAGCGCTTCGGCTAACCTATACACAATGATGTTTCTGGTGGGGCTTCCCGCCGCAATCTATGGACTGGCCCTGCTGAAGAAGGGGCTGAAGCTGCTGAGAAGTGGATGACAATAAGGAGGGAGGGCTATGCGGAGCTTCAAGGCCATTACAGCGCTATTGCTGAGCAGTCTACTGCTGGCCGGATGCTGGGACCGGACGGAGATTAATGACCTGGCGATCGTGCTGGCCACCGGCGTGGATTATAAGGACGGCCAGGCGCAGTTGACGGCACAGATCTTCATTCCGCGTAAAGGAGGCGGCGGCTCGGAGAGCGGCGGGGCAGGCGAAGGCGCGAGCGGGGTCACCATGATCCGGACTGCTGAAGGAGAGAACATTGCGGAAGCCTTGAACCGGCTGCAGCGGAAGGTCGCCCGCCATATGTTCTGGGGCCAATGTGAGGTGATTGTAATCAGTGAAGAAGCGGGGAAGCAGGGGCTGCGTGAATATGTTGATTTCTTCCTCCGTTATCCGCAGTTCCGTGAACACGCGTATATCTTCTCCAGCCAGGATTCCGCCAAGGATATTCTTGCCCTGCTGGACCCGCTGGAGCGGAGCTCCTCTGAATCCCTCCGCGAAATGGCGAATATGAACCTGGGCACGCGTGTGACCCTGCTGGAATTGTCCCAATCCATTCAGGGAGCCAGCGGTTCGGCCATCTTAACCCGTATCCTGATTGCTCCCCCGGAACAGAATGATGGCCCGAATGCGACGACTCCCTCTCTCAAAGGGTTAAGCCTGTATAAGCACGGACGTTATTCCCTCACTGTAAAAGAACCGGTAAGCCTCGGAGTACTGCTGATGATTAATGAGCTTAATAATATTATCATGCCGGTTGCTCTGGAGGGAGAGAAGGGCTCCTTCTCGATTCTGTCTAAACAAATCACCACCATGCTGACCCCGAGCATCGTCAACGGCGAATGGATGATGAAGGTCCGTATTCAGGCCAAGGGAGAGGTCGTTCTGAATACAACCGATGCCAACCTGACTGATCCGTCAAAGGTGATGGCGCTGAAGAAGGCGTGGGAGAAGCGGCTCAAGGAGGCTGCCGGGCAGGCACTCCGCATGTCTCAACAGGAGCAGAAGACCGACTTTTACAGATTCGCCGATTCCTTCCGCAAGCATTACCCGCAGCAGTGGAAGGCGAAGAAGGACCAGTGGGAGGCTATGTACCCCGAGCTGCGGGTGGAGGTCTCCGTCAAGGCAAGTATTACCGGGAACGGAAGATCAACCGGACCTCAAGGCATACCGGAGCAATCGGCCGACTGACGGAGGGGACGCCTGAATTCCAGCAACCATACAAGGATGTGGGAAGCATGAAAATGGCAATGATCCTAAGTATTCTGCTGCTGTCATGCGGGATCATTATTTTTGAATTCCGGGGCAGTAAGGACAAGAAAGCCAGAAAGGTTATCGCAGGCATTACGTTTGCGGCGGCGGGAGTTACCATTCTTCTTTTCTTTCAGCCGGGATTGCCGGGTCCTACCGAGCTGGTGAAGCTGTTGTTCGGCAGAATCGATCTGATTATGAAATGAAGCTTAAGGCAGCTCCTTCACGGGGCTGTCTTTTAAGTTATTACCAAATTCATTTAAGCGATTACATTTTCTTATCTCCCGGCGCAGCTATAATGAAGAACAAGAGAGCTCCTTAATACAGCCGGAGGGATGGGAGAAATGAAAGCGGTTTTAAACAATCAGCAAGATCAGATCGGACTAACTCGAAGACACACCTTTTGGCTCAGGATCAGGAGAGATGCCCTACTCTATACCCTTTTGCTGCTGCCTCTGCTGTACATTGCCATTTTTAAATATGCCCCGATTTACGGCTTGATTATGGCCTTTCAGGATTACAATATTTTTCAGGGGACGAGTGGAAGCGAATGGGTGGGACTGGATGTGTTCCGGTTTATTTTTCAGCAGGACAGCTTCTACCGTGCCCTCAAAAATACGCTGGTCCTGAATGTGCTGGATTTAGTGGCAGGCTTCCCGGCCCCGATTATCCTGGCGATTCTGCTTAACGAGGTCCGCATAGCCCGGTTCAAGAAAATAACGCAAACGATTCTCTATCTGCCACACTTCATGTCCTGGGTGATTATCGGCGGGATTGTCTATCTAATGTTCTCTAACAGCGGGATGGTGAATCTTTTCCTGGATAGCCTGGGCCTGTCGAAAATCGAATTCCTGTCACAGAAGACCCCTTGGCTGGTCACCTATATTACTGTGGGGGTATGGCAGAACATCGGGTGGGGGACGATTATTTATCTCGCGGCGATTACCGGCATCAACAAGGAGCTGTATGAAGCGTCCGATATGGACGGCTGCAGCAGACTCCGCAAAATGTGGCATATTACACTGCCGGGCATTAAATCTACGATTAATATCCTGCTGATTCTTCAGATTGGCCGAATGGTATCGATCGGGTTCGACCGCCCGTTTGTGATGGGGAATTCACTGGTCAGCGAATATTCCGATGTCATCAGTACCTTCGTGTACAGAGTGGGCATCAGCTCGGGAGACTTCTCCCAGGCAACGGCCGTCGGGCTGTTCCAGTCTGTGGTAGGTCTGACCCTGCTGATCGGTGCCAACTATATTGCAAAGAAATTGGGTGAGGATGGGATATGGTGAGAGCGGCAAGCACGATACGAATGGGGCGGAATGGCCGGAAAAAAAGTGTGGCAGATATTGCGATTATTGTCTTTATTGTGGCTTTGTCGTTCACCTGCATTGTCCCGTTCTTATACATGATAGCGTTATCATTAAGTTCCAACGAAGCGATTATCTCGCAAAAGGTAAGCTTATGGCCGGTAGACTTCACTTTAGAGACGTATAAGACGATTCTGAGCGATGCCGATATGCTGTATACGCTTGGATACAGTATTGTGCTTACGATTTTTTACACGGCGGTGTGTATGTTCCTGACCATCTGTGCGGCGTATCCGTTAACGAAAAAGCGGCTATGGGGGAGAAACTTCCTGCTGTCCGCGCTGGTCTTCACGATGTATTTCAGCGGTGGTCTGATTCCTTCCTATATCCTGATCAAGAACCTGGGGATGATGGATACGATATGGAGTCTGGTGCTGCCGGGCGCAATGAGTGTATTCAATCTGATTATCCTGAAAACCTTCTTCAGCTCTCTTCCCGAGAGTCTGGAGGAATCGGCGTCCATTGACGGGTGCTCGGATCTGGGAATTCTTCTCCGGATTGTGCTGCCCCTCTCGCTGCCTTCGATTGCCACCTTAAGCCTCTTCTATGCCGTAGACCGGTGGAACGGATTCCAGGATGCCTTATTCTATATTACCAAAAAAGAGCTCTATCCCATGCAGCTCAAGCTGTACCAGATCATCTCAGCCAACCAGCAGCTGGACAGCCAGCAGGGCGGCGAGGGCAGTATCGGCTCGTTCATTGTGCCGGAGTCGCTGAAGGCCGCAAGCGTCATGTTCACCACCATTCCGATTCTGCTGATCTACCCCAAGCTGCAGAAGTATTTCGTAGACGGTGTAATGACGGGCGCGATCAAGGGCTGAGGCGGGTATACTCCGCGGAAGGGGGGATGCCGGGCTGGCGGAAGTTGAAGCTGCCTGGGCAAGGAAGCTATAATCTGGATTACTATCATGCTAAGAGATGAAAGGGTGGTATACCGTGAAGACAGGCATCAAGAAAATATCGGCCGTTCTGTGCAGCACCGTGCTGCTGGCCGGCGTTGCTGCAGGCTGCGGCGAAAGTGGCAAAGAGAGCAAAGAGACAGCCGCGCCGGAGTCGTCTAATGCCGCAAAGTCCCCTTCTGATCCTCCTGCAAAGCTTACGGTGGAGGTGTTCGACAGAGGGGTGCAGGGCCAGCCGGATCTGAATAATAATTTCTGGACGAAATATGTGAATGAGCATTTCGGCAAGCCGAATAACGCTGTTGTTGAATATGTACCGGTTCCCCGGTCCCAGGAGGTTGATAAGCTGAACGTATTAATGGCTGCGGGCCAGGCTCCGGACATCTCGTTCACCTATGACGGGACGCTGGTCACCCGTTTTGCCAAAAGTGATGGTCTCTACACGCTCGACGAGCTGCTGGAGAGCCATGGCCAACAACTGAAAACTTATCTCGGGGACAATGTTCTCGATTACGGCAAATATAACGACAAGCAGGTATCGATTCCGGGCAAGCGCACCCTGCTGGCCTGGAACGGGATGTTCATCCGTAAGGATTGGCTCGACAAGCTGGGAATGCCGCTTCCGACCAATAGAGATGAGTTATACGAGACGCTGGTGGCCTTCCGCGACAAGAACCCGGGCAATGTGAACGGCGTCATTCCCTGGGCAACGGCGGCAGCCGGCATGAACTACACCTTCGGCAACCTGGTTCAATCCTTCTGGGGCCAGATGTCCGAGGAAGAATTCGTCACCACGCCGAACTGGCTGAAGCCGGGCAACAAAGATGCCTACAAATGGCTGAACAAGCTGTATAATGAGAAGCTGATCAGCCCCGATTTTGCCCTGGACAAAACCACCAAGCAAGCGGATGCCGATGTCACCAACGGCAAGGTCGGCTTCTATGCCGCCAACTGGGATTATCCAATGACCCAGAAAATCCGTGTTCCACTGAAGCAAAACTCGCCGGATGCCCACTATGTTCCGGTGGATACCTTCAAAAACACCGAAGGCAAATACCTCAAAGAGGTATATAATGAGAACGGAATATTCTCCTTCATTCCCAAAAGCAGCAAAAATGCGGAGCTGGCGGTCAAATATCTGAACTGGATGGCGGACCCGGAGGTGATGTTCTTCCTGCAGTTTGGTGAAGAAGGCGTTCACCATACGCTGAAAGACGGCATCCCGCAAGGGATTGCACAGACCGGCGAGAAAATGCAAATGAGTAATTTGAACATGGATTATACGATGATTGTTAACGGCGCTGAGCTGGGCGACACCGAAAAGAACGTCAAAACCTATGCCGCAGCCCTGGCCTCCGGGGATAAGCAGTATGAGGAACTCGCTATGGAATCATACAAAATCAACACTACAGACGGCTATTCATCCTTCTATTACGGGGTGCCGAACGAATCAAACATCAAGTACGGCAAGACGCTGGGCGATATGAACAAGCAGATGGTTGACCGGCTGGTGGTGGCCAAGGAGGCAGAATTCGACGCCTTATACGATAAGCTGGTGAAGGAATATATGGACGCTGGCGGTAAAGCGGTTCAGGATGAGAATGTGAAGCTCTACAGAGAAATTAAAGCGAAAACCAAATAAGTCTTGAAATACGGATAAACCACGAGGATGATTAGAAGTGGTTTATCCGCCTTTCGTTTGCCGGGTAAGCCCAGATGAATTCACAGGTTCAGGAGGGTATCCATGTACAAGGTCATTATTGTAGATGATGAGTCGTGGGCGATTAGAGGGATCAGCAATGCCTTTGACTGGGAGCAGTATGGCTTTGAAATCTCGGGACAGTTCACAAGTGCAACCCAGGCGTGGGAAGCCATCGCCTTGCAGGAGCCGGATCTGGTGGTCACAGATATCCGGATGCCGGAGATTTCCGGGCTCGATCTGATGAAGCGAGCCAAAGCGCAGGGCATAGACACGGAATTCGTCATTATAAGCGGGTATGCGGAATTTGAATACGCCCAGGAAGCGCTGCGCTACGGGGCCTTGGATTACTTCCTGAAGCCGCTGGATGTGGATATGACCGATACGTTCCTGGCGAAGCTCGCCCTGCACTTCTCCCGGCGAAGTGCGGCGCGCAATCATCTTCTATTGGATGCGCTTACCTCGACAGATGAAGATGAGATCAGGCGCTGCCTTCCTGCCGGCATGAGTGCAGGCTGCTGCCAGGTGCTTGCTGTCCATTATGAGGCAGACCGGCCGAAGCTCAGCGAATTGCTGAAGCTGGACGGGCAGCCGGTTCATGTGCTGGAGGTAGAGAACGGAGCAAGCACCCTGCTGGCAGTTC
This genomic interval from Paenibacillus sp. FSL H8-0332 contains the following:
- a CDS encoding AIR synthase related protein, which produces MKPQVQRIRDLTIVRREGGRLLVVGCDSSASIGNKPMDVVQTPPAVAGYYAARVAVMEVLSVGAEILTVIDTLAVEKEPTGNEIIRGIHKLLQEAGLTTAHVNGSTEDNFVTCQTGIGITVIGEAEEEQLKLGCSQGGDCIVMLGEPLVGSAVLVQEASQCTLGQLQLLAAAPEVHDIHPVGSKGAGYEAELLAELNGCGFQPVPGIADKLQASGGPATAVIFAAKECRISELQSRIGGKMEIIGYLQPCTAYGR
- a CDS encoding ABC transporter permease subunit codes for the protein MKAVLNNQQDQIGLTRRHTFWLRIRRDALLYTLLLLPLLYIAIFKYAPIYGLIMAFQDYNIFQGTSGSEWVGLDVFRFIFQQDSFYRALKNTLVLNVLDLVAGFPAPIILAILLNEVRIARFKKITQTILYLPHFMSWVIIGGIVYLMFSNSGMVNLFLDSLGLSKIEFLSQKTPWLVTYITVGVWQNIGWGTIIYLAAITGINKELYEASDMDGCSRLRKMWHITLPGIKSTINILLILQIGRMVSIGFDRPFVMGNSLVSEYSDVISTFVYRVGISSGDFSQATAVGLFQSVVGLTLLIGANYIAKKLGEDGIW
- a CDS encoding IS3 family transposase, encoding MTLVLRIIEVQPSTYYAHKKRLSGLLGGPAAITTSGRPIPSYSLTTGGLRVSDLQIEEWLSELVEGEENGYGYRNLAYALWVQQGLILNHKKAYRLCKKLGLLQKKPVKNVKYPRHLARNRVVTGPNQLWQIDIKYGYVHGYDRFFFIFDMIDVFDRCIVGYHVGASCTAKQVCATLREALDRRLQPGDPSPVIRSDNGPQFLSDVFGELCAETQRPLEHERIPPKTPNMNAYIESFHSILERDLYAKRYFETFEEAYEAVAAYIEFYNERRFHGSLQRLSPKQYQAAWKAGKLKPIEITL
- a CDS encoding carbohydrate ABC transporter permease, translated to MVRAASTIRMGRNGRKKSVADIAIIVFIVALSFTCIVPFLYMIALSLSSNEAIISQKVSLWPVDFTLETYKTILSDADMLYTLGYSIVLTIFYTAVCMFLTICAAYPLTKKRLWGRNFLLSALVFTMYFSGGLIPSYILIKNLGMMDTIWSLVLPGAMSVFNLIILKTFFSSLPESLEESASIDGCSDLGILLRIVLPLSLPSIATLSLFYAVDRWNGFQDALFYITKKELYPMQLKLYQIISANQQLDSQQGGEGSIGSFIVPESLKAASVMFTTIPILLIYPKLQKYFVDGVMTGAIKG
- a CDS encoding NAD(P)/FAD-dependent oxidoreductase; this translates as MKNLKNNDAANVVNTDAANADAVIIGGGPAGLNAALMLGRARKRTIVIDAGRPRNAVTREAHGFLTRDGIAPFELRRIAIEQLGAYPSVSHLEDTVVSVTGEDGAFLLETASGLKISSRKLLFAAGMKDRRLDIPGLSEVYGKSAFVCPYCDGWELRDQPLAVISRGAALMHLAPLLYGWTKQFAVCTNGPDELTEAEREELRAHDIPLFDTPIREISSSEGMVNHVKLMDGTEIPCTGIFFRPELAPGTDLPHSLGCRISEQGIVEVGESGQTSVPGIYAAGDAATMMHQSIAAAASGALAAAAVNGELNREAWKAGLA
- a CDS encoding spore germination protein, translated to MNTATEAAPEINLTRLLAENEQVLHGIFAGCEDIVFHSFQTVHRTSALCVYCTGLCDTERLEQQLLAPLEQTGLAVEPAVEWSAEVPVASIHQINTAKQAVTAILDGEAVLLLDGQASGKGYPLYKVPTRTPEEPAAESTVRGARDGFTEALAMNQSLLRMRLKTPALKLHTKTIGEYSHTKVTLAYVEGMIQPGLVTEVNKRLSRLNIKDVLESQYIEQGIIDQPFSPFPQMIATERPDVVVSNLLEGRFALLIDGTPFSLIAPVNMFSMLQSPEDYYENIYMSIFVRWLRYIFYALSLLLPSAYVAITTFHQEMIPTVLLLSIARAREEIPFPALVEAFIMEIAFEALREAGVRLPKQIGSAVSIVGALIIGQAATTAGIVSAPMIIIVAITGIASFMVPRYSASIATRLLRFPMMILAGTLGLIGVMLGIILVVIHLSSLRSFGRPYLSPAAPTFSKGLKDVLWISQPRSK
- a CDS encoding endospore germination permease → MLTDKGKISVTQLAYLVFPSILATAILSVPGITMHYAGHDMWLSPILGSLIGVTVMGISLGLNRLYPGKTLMQSSLLIAGWLPGKVIGLGFLLFLPHLNGLIILEYGEFIVNNALPKTPLLVIMGTMVAVCAINVRLGIEVVSRTAQVFVTLLVVMLCLIFVLLIRELQPAQVLPFMENGFVPIVKGAVAPAAWFSEYTVLAFLLPYVNSKKHLGRTMLASLVATTLAMTATNLFCLLLMGDLTDSFAFPVMIAARYITIADFLQHIEALIIAIWIFGIFVKISVFLYIFATSAAEWFGLDDYRPLVVPLAFVSMVFSYWVVTGAAGVSALISASANLYTMMFLVGLPAAIYGLALLKKGLKLLRSG
- a CDS encoding Ger(x)C family spore germination protein; this translates as MRSFKAITALLLSSLLLAGCWDRTEINDLAIVLATGVDYKDGQAQLTAQIFIPRKGGGGSESGGAGEGASGVTMIRTAEGENIAEALNRLQRKVARHMFWGQCEVIVISEEAGKQGLREYVDFFLRYPQFREHAYIFSSQDSAKDILALLDPLERSSSESLREMANMNLGTRVTLLELSQSIQGASGSAILTRILIAPPEQNDGPNATTPSLKGLSLYKHGRYSLTVKEPVSLGVLLMINELNNIIMPVALEGEKGSFSILSKQITTMLTPSIVNGEWMMKVRIQAKGEVVLNTTDANLTDPSKVMALKKAWEKRLKEAAGQALRMSQQEQKTDFYRFADSFRKHYPQQWKAKKDQWEAMYPELRVEVSVKASITGNGRSTGPQGIPEQSAD
- a CDS encoding transposase; its protein translation is MRSNKLYDEQRIKVAQEAIHGTKISFLARKYSVSPSTISNWVKFYKERFGEEATPSVQERIEDAERVQDLETKMETAIKLLGEKDLEIELLRELLKKANPAYKTDSNWPTKR